The following nucleotide sequence is from Takifugu flavidus isolate HTHZ2018 chromosome 4, ASM371156v2, whole genome shotgun sequence.
GACTAAAACTGGTCGCTTCACTCAGAAAATGAGCAGCTGCTTGGAGTTAAAGTCCATCCCCCAGATTCCTCTAGGATGGACTAGGAGCCTCCAGCCAACGACTGCTTAAAGTCCTACACCTGAACAAAGCCTAACCTAGACCTGGACGAGGCCCCCCGAGTCTCTGCTGAGGCTTCCTGGGGCTGGTGAAAATGGTAAAAATCTGCCGTCGACCATCAAAACGAATGAACCCTAAGATCAAAACGATAAGacagtgaaataaatgttcCGGAAGGATCAAAACGCTGTCAGAttcagaatgtttttttttaaaggacaaaaaagCTGAAGATTCCACTgggaataccccccccccccccaaccagacCCAATCAGTTCCTCTGGTAATCAGAGCTAATTGCTACGCTGTTAGCTGAACATCAGGAGCAATTATCCACAGTGGAGGGAAGAAATGGAAGGATTAAAAGGGGAAGGCGGGAAAACTAGTGGACGAGGAATGGATCCAGAGGCAGAATGAAGAGCGGAGGGTGATGGGAAGTAATCAGCCACCCAGCAGAAGGGGAAGGAAGtgaggaaaaagagagggaggaatctgattaAACAGGAACTTCCTCAATTACAGCCTTCATGGTTCACATAGCAacttctccacctccttcaaGTTGTTTAGTCCAAGCAGAGCAGTTCCAGATGTGGGACACGCCGGACAAAGCCCAAGCTCACCGCACCAGCTCGGACACGGTCAACCGTTGCTCCCCGTTGGTTGGAACAAGTCCTTTAACTCGAATTAACTCAAAAGGCACAAGTGGCGCAGCTCAGGCGCCAACGTGGTCGCTCTCGCCAGTCCGGGTGGACCTGGGAGACTTCTGTTGAAGACCGACTCTTCAAAGAGGGGAAACATCTAAAGCCGTTCCGAGAACCTTTGTCTGGAATGTCACTTTGGTGGTGAACAAAGGTGCAGCCACTGACCCCTGGGAACACACTGGAAGTGTGTTGCTTTTCATGtcccactgagacacacacaaacacgcagtgAGGAACATAATATGGTGCTGCTGCGctaacacaaaaaacacaagtGAGGGGAGAAGCTGCCGGGACAATGGGGGATTTTCAGGGTCCGGGTATTCAAAcgcctgaaaacacacacacacacacacacacacacacacacacacacacacacacacacaacacacacacacacagagacacacacacacacacacagacacacacacacagagacacacacacagacacccttTACTTGATGCATTCTGTCCACATACACATGATGATACTTGATAACGTGCAGCCTGGGCAGAATGAGCAGAAGCCTCAGATTATCTGCTCCTTTACAGAACAGAAATTAAATCAGATCTGAGCTCCTTAACTCCACAGGAGAACATGTGAGGAAAGCTGGAAACAAAGGTGAGGAACAACAATTCAACGctgtccccgtgtgtgtgtgtgtgtgtgtgtgtgtgtgtgtgtgtgtgagtgtgtgtgtgtgtgtgtgttaaggagCAGCCAACCAGAGTTTTTCCCACCGCACGAACAAAACCTGCAGCTTCCTTCTCCTGCATGACTGCTCCACAATGACtccccacctctctcctccatcccacccccacctcctcctgctttacGCCTCTCCTGCTGGGCCAGTCTATAGGTCCGGGCTTTAAAACACTTCCTTTCTGCAGAAGCAGTCCTGGTCAGCGCCAGCAGCACGGACCTGAGGCCTTCTGGACGTGTGGCCAGCCGGGCGCTGCCAGGAAGCTCAGGGAGCAGACGTTGCCATGGAGTTGCCAGAGCCGGGCAACAACCCAGTGCACTGGCTCGGGCTAGGTTTCCCTCCTCGAGATTGGCCCAGAACGAGCGCGTTGACTCTTCAGTGTGAGCCATTTGGCTTTATTGCCCGGTGAAGGCCCAGCAGCACTCTGCCACCTAATGACTTCTTCAGACGCCATGAAGTGGGCTGAAGGCACGTCCAGATGTGTTGCCGCGAGCCTCAGTGGGCGGGTGGGAGACAGCGGAGATGAGGAGGCTGGTGCAGAGAAGGCAAGAGCCTGATTTATTCCCTGAGTTCCTGGTGGAACGGAGGCGGCTGATGGTTTTTGCAGATGCACTTCAGAGTTCAGGAGGAACTGAAACGTTTTGATGGTTAAAACATGCGGTAAAAGACAAGGACTGCTTCCATTTGACTTCTGAGTCCAACAACGGTCGACCAAACTCTGGAAAAGGCCACAGACCTGCTCCACCGTCTCAAAGCAGAGTAACAAGATGTGAGGAGATCCGGAGAGCGTCTCCTGGCGTTCGTGCTTCAACAGAAAACCTGGAAACCTGGGATACCAAAGTTTGCCCTAAATGTGTAGAAGGttgtcagaaagaaagaaagaaagaaaagctttttCAACTGTGGGGTCTTTTTAAACGACAAGAGCTTTTacagggtacacacacacacacacacacacacacacaccacacacacacacacacacacacacagctctaaTAACCTCACACCTGTAGAATAGCAGGTCCTAACACCCCCATCCAGCTGCCTTTGATGTGTGcgctctggaaaaaaaagaggaagcaggagagggggtcgggtgtgtgtgtggtgtgtgtgttggggggggggttgggggatGCAGGAAGGAATGTTTTAACAGAGTAAACAGTGTAAAGCTTCCTGTAGAAAACACTTGAAAGCCCAAGAGaggaaaatcacacacacacacacacacacacacgcacacacacacacacacacacactaaagccAGGTAGGTGTCAACACAAGGGCCATTTTTCTTTCCCCTAAACAAGCACAAATGGACTTCATCTTAAACTTTCGGGCAGGTGTGAAAAGCCTCTGTGTTGCTGAGCTGTTAAACAATCTCAAAAGGGTTCGGGtcattttatttatcatttcaaCAACAAGATCTTTTGGTTAAAAAAGTCTGGACAGCAAACTTGTCATGGTTCCGTTTCAATAATAACAATGGAATTGGGAAAAGGCCAATAattcctgcaggagcagctcatGAAAGAACTTGCAGCTCCACGTTTAGCGGCAGAAGGTGGACACTGATGAAACGCTGCAGTTGCACAGCAACAGTATCACATTTCTGGATACTGCAGATCTGTGGCGGGCGGCCTGTGTCCGACGGGACTCAGGTGGAGCTCAAATGACTGTGAATAGTGTAACTTTTATTCATGGACGGGAACAAAGCTGTTGTGGAGAGTGAACGCAGCGCTGTGAGAGAAACACTAGAGTTTCCCTCTTTTCCATATCAAATGTTTTCACACGACACACAAAAGGCAGGAAACCAGCTTTACTACCTGCGAATCCCGACGGAACTTAAACGCAGCACCGCTCTTTCAGCTTttctaaaacaaaaaacttaAAGCCTGGAAAAATTAATAATCTAAAGTAGACATGAAAGCCAAGAATacaagaaaatgtttgtttttaaaaataaatagagcCAAACGTCCGGACAGCACAAACGTTCATCTCTGAGAGGAGGTGAACACCTTGATGCCCCCGCACGGGATCATACAGTAGATCACGCAACAAAACGCATCCTCCAGCTGGAGAACAGCACTAATGGGAGATTCTGCATTCTGTGACACATTCATGGTTTGACTGAACGAACCAACAAGTCTTTCAAAAGGCTCCGGCCACAGGTGAGAAAGGTGAGTTCACTGGAAAATGCAACAGAAGCGTGGAATTGTTGGAACAAAGTGGCATAAATGTGACTTTAGAACGCCTGACCTTTAACAAAAAGGCCAAACGGGACCATGGCTTAAAGCCCATTAAAGATAAACACACGTAAGGAGAGCGGAGCCGACACAGAAGCAGTTTCAATTAAATGTTGCCGACACAAAACGAGTTTCAAAAGGGGAAGAATGCTGTTTCACCTTGAACGCGCATCGCTCCTGGTTGGCTCTTTTATTGCCCGAGGTCGTAGCTCCACAACAGGTAAACAACAGCAAATATACAgcggagagagagatgaagaaactCCGAGAGGACGCCATTCCTCCCTCAAGTCTGCACAACTCTGAGCCACGGAGGCGTGCTGACGACCTGAAGCGTGTGGgggcgcgcgcgcgtgcatgcgtgtgcgggagagagagaaatcaaacACCTACATGGGGCTGACCAATGGTAATGAAGGCTGTGGTGTTCGTGACCATTTCATCATTGCCTTATACATAAATAATATTTGCCCTGTACACCCCAGAATAAAGACTATTTACACCATCGTACTGAAATATAAACTGTAAACACAAAATAATCCAGAGTCTGCAATATCGTCGGTTCTGCCACAGGAACAGGACatacagagaaataaaaccgcctaaccctaacccctggtaCGAATAATATAGATTATGTCTAATTTCGAACAATAATCCTATTTCTCCATCTATTTCTGCCTTATTTAAATAAGGAGTGACGGGCCATGGTGTGTGCCAttgttaatatatatatatatatatatatatatatatatatatatatatatatatatatatatatatatacagtatatgtgtgtgtgtgtatggtatGATTTTATGATTTTACGCAAAGACCAATTGTTAATGAATTCTGACTCATTGTGACGACTGTGGAGCGGACATTATGGCTCGAAATTGCAGAAAAATGTCTCTAATGAATGGAATTGTGAGCCAAAATGGCGGCCTTGGTTCTTTTActaaaaaaacagcaatcaCGTGATCAGCCTGGTGTCTAGCCAATGACTGACAACCTAAGGGGCTGGACCAGagcaggtgggcggagccgaGTCAGGGTTTTGGGAATTTGACTTGTCGGACTGATTTTGTTGTATGTTCTGGCTGTAGTTTGGCATCAATTAACAAATAACCACCCAGAACCATGCCCGGAATAGAGAAGCTGCCAATAGAGGAGACGCTGGAGGACAGTCCGCAGGTAACTACCTTCTTTCTCGGGGCTTTCAGCAGccatgctaatgttagccagCGCTCCAGCTAGGCTAACCATCTTTGTTAGACCTGTTTGCCAACGTTTTAAAATGGATGAGATGACAAGTTACAAATGCCGAGACAGCCTGGTAACGATAAACTGGGAAATGGAACATTGTAAAATCGTATGCTAGTTGTCCATCAACATGAAAACACTGACTACACTGATCTTTGGTGGGAGTTTCCGCCTCTCAGGGGTGGAAACGTCAGTCCTTTACCAAAGACCCTCCTATTAAAAATCTGGTTAGCTGGGCTCTTTCTTAGCCAGTTGGATTATTACCCCTCTTACTAGTTTAAAACGTTTATTTGCTAGCAGTTTTCTTCTAATGTCATTTTCAGCGTAGAGATGCGTTTTGCACTAATAAAGAAGCCTAAAACAACCTTCCAGCGGCGGTGACGTCATGACTGGGGTGCAGCCAGTGGATTTGTGGTTCAGGCTGTTTCAAAGTGGCCGGAATGATTCCAGTCATCTTGATTGAGCTCTCTTAATGCTCTACTGTTGCTGGTGCTTGATCCGTGTCACTGTCGACAATGTTGTCAGCAGGATTCAAGGGATCTGCTTGTCATGCCAGCACATCTTTATGCACGAGATGGTATGGAGATGGCTGGAGGGCAATTCTAAATAAAAAAGTCAAAGAAAATGAGTTTGCATTGTTGGGCAGTGGAGCCTATTGTGCCATCAAAGTCTTTTGGATGAACTTCAATGTCAACTGTTTTGTAATTAGACTCGTTCTCTGCTGAGAGTGTTTGAGGAGGACACCGCCGCCGTCTCCAGCTACTGCACGCAGCTGTATCAAGCCATGCAGAGGATTTACGATGCACAGGTAGAACCACCTTCACAGGCGCAGCGGGGCGAGAGAAGCTCACAGCTAATGTGCCTTCATAGTCTTTCTCATTGGagtttcctctttcctcttcaagAACGAACTGAGCGCTGCAACACACCTGACATCAAGACTGCTGAAGGAGTATGACAAGCAGGTAGGTCTTGTGACCACGACCTTGGCGTATTCAAGCCCTCAACACCAGCAATTGAGTTTCTTCCACCGTGTCTGTGCAGAGTTTCACAAGGAAAGGTCCCACAGGGTCAAACGTTCGATCAGATTTAAATGCTTGTGAGAACACTTTTAAGACAGGAAGTACGCCCTAGTGATGTCAGTTCTGTTCCGAGAAGATGCTCCTCACATAAGGCAAGTATCCACTGTGGGAACTGGTCCTTTTACAGTGTCTTTGGTGCGTGGCTTCATTGcaggaacccccccacccccaaacggCCAATTGCAGGAAACTTTACGGGGTGTAACTCCTCGGCCTAAAATTGGTGAGCGCCCTGATGTGTGAACAGACTTAGTTTAGAGCGATAGAGTGGACCTAAAAACAAACCTCTCTAAGTTCCCCCTGCACAGAGCTGCTGGTGGTCACAGTCCCTTAGAATATTCCACCTCAGCTTTTTTCATGTTTACCTGCTTTTGTTGTTACTGATTTTGGCCTCGGCGGCTCGCTCGGGTGACCTCACAGTCGAAACTGTCGCCCAGCGTTTGCGATCAGAACTCACTGGCGAGGGGTCCGACCCCTCGGTACAGACGCGACCAAGGGAGAGGAACAGTTCCTGTCCAGCTCCTGCCCCCAGGGCTTCCCAGGAACTCCGAAGCGGCTGTATTCCTTGGGCGAGAAATGAACTCTTCCCTTTGTTCTTGTCGTTGCAGCGTTTCCCtttggggggtgatgatgaggtGATGAGCTCTACCCTTCAGCAGTTTGCAAAAGTCATTGATGAGGTGAGACATTCCACCCAAGCAGAGCTTGACTATCCCTTAAAGCTCTTTGCTCCTAGTTTTTAATACTTTGTTGAATCCTAAAGCAGTTTTtgactctcccccccccccacacacacttctctaGCTGAGTTCTTGTCACGCCGTCCTTTCCACCCAGCTCGCTGATGCTATGATGTTTCCTATTACTCAGTTTAAAGAAAGAGATCTGaaaggtaacacacacacacacacccagactcACACACGTGTCCAATAGCTGAAACTAAAAGTTCTCATGTCTGATAATGCTGCACGACTTCACTCGGTGTTCCAGAGGCTGAATTTAGGGCTCTGTCATTCTCAGGCTGCTGTCAGCCTCATTTTACACCTTCTTGTCTTCCTGCAGAGATCCTCACTCTCAAAGAAGTCTTCCAAATATCCAGCCATGGTGAGTTATGGTAGCACCCAGAGGCTCACTGGggtcctccccctccatccagCCCGCACTCCCATCTGCTCGTctgtcccccccgtccccccccggGGGTCGAGAGCCTCCAGTCGTGGCCCCTCCGACCTCTGGAACTCTCTTCCACAGGATAGTCACCACTGATTCTGTCACCACTGATTCTGTCACCACTGATTCTGTCACCACTTCAGAACACACCTTTTCAGACTGGTGTTCTTGGTTTAATCTGTTTTCATCTTGTCACCTCATGCTTTATTGTAGTTAGACCTATTTTACTTAATTATCATCTGCTTGCGACGCTGTCCTCTGTTACCCTTCCTAAGGTCCACTTGAGTCTCCTGAAGTTCCTTTTTTCCGCTCGGTTGTAAAGCCGCCTGTTGTTTTCCCAGATCATGACGTGGCCATTAACAGATACAGTCGGCTGTCCAAGAAGAGAGACAACGACAAGGTATAAACGCTCCCCTCATAAATGTGTATTAGCAAGGTTGTCAGGAGAATCGAACAGTCAGGAAGAGATGAGATCAAGTGTGTTGTGTGACTTTTGCTCTGATTCAGTTGCATCATCAGAGAACAACGTGACTGTGGTTTGTGCGGATCCACAGAACCAAGAGGAACGTGGTTTAAAATAGGTTCTACTGTTGTGTCACTCAAAAAGCCTCCAAGCTGGTAGGCTAAACTGAAACGTCAAGGCGGGCTCTGAGCGCAGGACgtggtgtgtgttcctcagGTACGAGCTGAGGCTGTTGAGGATGTTTACACCTCCCGCAAGAAACAGCATCAGACCATGATGCATTATTTCTGCTCGCTCAACACCCTGCAATACAAGAAGAAAATGGCTCTGCTGGAGCCCCTGCTGGGATACATGCAGGcccaggtacacacacacacacacacacacacacacacaccatccccaGAAATGGCAGATAAGAAGTCTGCAGTTTCTGGCAACCAGTCTAAACTCAATAAAGAAGAGCGTTTCTTCTTTTTGAGGCCGGTATTCCCCTGAAGTCGTCCCAACTGTGACACATATCCACCAACAGACAGGATTTTCAATGCCATAGTGCTCAAAATGCGTGGACCCACATGCAGAACACGCAGACGTTCTGGATCTTACGTGCACCTATAGATGCCTAGAATGATTTGGATCGTTGGTGCCTGTTTATACGCCCGACTAAATGGTTGTTGAGTTGAAAACCACCTCCAGACGTGTGTGCTTTGTCTTTGCAGATAAGTTTCTTTAAACTCGGTTCAGAAAATCTCACTCAGCAGTGGGAAGACTTCCTGGCAACCATAGGAACAAGTTTCCAGAAGTAAGAATGAATCTTTCTTTTACCCGTTGCCCATCGTTTTTAGAACTATGGGAGCAatatggagtgtgtgtgtgtagtgtgcgtcaggagatggaggaggaggtcagacagATGCAGGAGACCATCCAGGACATGGAgagatcatgtgacctgctTTACGCCCCCTACGAGCCTGATCCCaaccactcacctgtctgtcgGAACCTGACCCAGAAGCAGGGCTACCTGTACATCCGAAAGTATGGCATCCTTTATTTGATGTGCCTGTTGTTTTTAACGTTTGCTCCTCTGTTCCTTTGGGCTGATGTCCTCACATAGCAAGCGTGTCGCCTTCTGTCTCTATCTTCCAGTAAGACGGGGTTGGTGTCGTCCACCTGGGAGCGCCAGTATTTCTTCACACAGGGGGGTAACCTGATGCAGCAGGGCCGTGGCGAGGTGGCGGGGAGCCTGGTCACGGACCTGGACAACTCTTCTGTCATGGCTGTCGACTGTGATGACCGACGCTTTTGCTTCCAGGTCACATCCTTTGATGGCAAGAAGTGAGtttttgttggctttttctCCCATTCATTCAAGTTTTCTTGCACAAGCTCCTCAGCAAAGTCTCCATTATTCATATTTGTAATATAATTAAATAATCAAGCTCCTCAGCAAAGTCTCCATTATTCATATTTGTAATATAATTAAATAATCAGGCTCCCCAGCAAAGTCTCCATTATTCATATTTgtaatacagtgatccctcgtttatcgcgggagttgcgttccaaaagtaacacgcgaaaagtgaaatccgcgaagtagcaactttattttttttaattattttacaatgcaatactgaacagtagaatgaaaccaaaaatcaaaacctgttttaaagcccaaaatttgtttaaaacaataattttaatatagtaatacaaggttggaaacattgtcactcgcgtatttcccagtcccagctgtgcctctgcgtcctgactccgctccgctgtagcgtctgtttctactgaaggcgcaggagtctttctcccagagaagaacattgttataggcagttgttggcgctctttctttttctgggcaagaagatttttataaacggatatgccaccttcaattatatttgagaactgcaatgaacgactcatcaaagggtcccattcttgtgccgtgcgctgaagttcagtggccattctcaccatggttgctaagcgaccaagtgcaaacgtaaagttggcagaatgtacagaaacaaaaactgttgacaagtgaaaaatcaatacagtcaagcgtcaatattttatttctagacaacagtaaagcccctgagccaatcaggattcagaggcactgtaaaaaaaaatttttaaaaaaaatccgcgaagcagcaaagccgcgaaagatgaaccgcgatatagcgagggatcactgtataatTAAATAATCAGGCTCCTCAGCAAAGTCTCCATTATTCATATTTGTAATATAATTAAATAATCAGGCTCCTCAGCAAAGTCTCCATTATTCCTATTTGTAATATAATTAAATAATGTGTGTAACTGCCATAAGGTTAACAGCAAACACTTGCTAGATTTGACTATTACAATAGCTCAGCAATAAAACAGCGGGGTTTGACTTTGAAAGTTGAGTTGAATAAACAGTTGAATTGAATAAAGCTTtagctctgctcctctgtcaggaTGGTGACGCTGCAGTCGGAGAGCAGGAAGGACTGTGAGGAGGTAAAAGGGACTGAAGCCGCGTCAGCGTCTCTTTATTggtagctgctgtgctgctccggCCATTCACCTCTCTGCTGATTCCTCCCCCAGTGGATCGCCACCATCAACAACATCTCCAGAAGGATCTACCTGAGTGAGAacgcagaggtgtgtgtgaccGAGTCACTATCCAGTGACGAACAGAAGAATAGGAAAAGAAATGCTAATAATGTTAAAGGAAAAAACGGCGTAAACTTTAGGACCTGAGACCCAAACCAGTCTGAGGACTTCAGACCCAGATATTCCAATAAGGATGAGAACCGGATGCCTGAGTCTCAGCTGTGGCTTCTGTCATTTGTGCTGGCAGGAGCTGGCAGCAAGAGTCAACCAATCGGCTCTAGAGGCCGTGACGCCGTCGCCATCCTTCCAGCAGAGACACGAGAGCCTGAGGCCGGGCAGGTAGGggacctcctaaccctaaccctctaaccctaaccctaaccctctaaccctgaggCCGGGCAGGTAGGGgacctgctaaccctaaccctctaaccctgaggCTGGGCAGGTAGGGGAcctcctaacctaaccctaaccctgaggccGGGCAGGTAGGggacctcctaaccctaaccctgaccctatccctaaccctaaccctaaccctgaggccGGGCAGGTAGGGGacctcctaaccctctaaccctaaccctaaccctaaccctgaggtcGGGCAGGTAGGGgacctgctaaccctaaccctctaaccctaaccctctaaccctaactctgaggTCGGGCAGGTAGGggacctcctaaccctaaccctaaccctctaaccctaactctgaggTCGGGCAGGTAGGggacctcctaaccctaaccctctaaccctaaccctaaccctgaggccGGGCAGGTAGGGGacctcctgaccctgaccctctaaccctaaccctaaccctgaggccGGGCAGGTAGGGGAcctcctaacctaaccctctaaccctaaccctaaccctgaggccGGGCAGGTAGGggacctcctaaccctaaccctaaccctaaccctctaaccctgaggCCGGGCAGGTAGGGGacctcctaaccctgaccctaaccctaaccctctaaccctaaggCCGGCAGGTAGGggacctcctaaccctaaccctctaaccctgaggCCGGGCAGGTAGGggacctcctaaccctaaccctaaccctaaccctctaaccctgaggCCGGGCAGGTAGGggacctcctaaccctaaccctaaccctaaccctctaaccctgaggCCGGGCAGGTAGGggacctcctaaccctaaccctaaccctaacccccctccttaccctaaccccaaccttctccctaaccctaaccccaaccctaaccctaaccctaaccccaaccctttcccccgccctaaccctaaccccaaccttcaccttcctccaaaccctaaccccaaccctaaccctaaccccaaacccaacacccctctttaccctaaccccaaccttctccctaacgctaactctaaccccaaccctaaccctaaccccaacccccctccttaccctaaccccaaccttctccctcccaaccccaacccaacctaacccaaccaccctaaccccaaaccttttcccccaccctaaccctaaccccaccttcccttcctccaaaccctaaccccaccctaaccctaaccccaaccccaaccccctcttaccctaaccccaaccttctccctaaccctaaccccaacctaaccctaaccctaaccccaaccttttcccccaccctaaccctaccccaaccttCACtttcctccaaaccctaaccccaaccctaaccccaaacccaacacccctctttaccctaaccccaaccttctccctaaaccgaaccctaaccccaaccctagccctaaccccaacactcctctttaccct
It contains:
- the appl1 gene encoding DCC-interacting protein 13-alpha gives rise to the protein MPGIEKLPIEETLEDSPQTRSLLRVFEEDTAAVSSYCTQLYQAMQRIYDAQNELSAATHLTSRLLKEYDKQRFPLGGDDEVMSSTLQQFAKVIDELSSCHAVLSTQLADAMMFPITQFKERDLKEILTLKEVFQISSHDHDVAINRYSRLSKKRDNDKVRAEAVEDVYTSRKKQHQTMMHYFCSLNTLQYKKKMALLEPLLGYMQAQISFFKLGSENLTQQWEDFLATIGTSFQNVRQEMEEEVRQMQETIQDMERSCDLLYAPYEPDPNHSPVCRNLTQKQGYLYIRNKTGLVSSTWERQYFFTQGGNLMQQGRGEVAGSLVTDLDNSSVMAVDCDDRRFCFQVTSFDGKKMVTLQSESRKDCEEWIATINNISRRIYLSENAEELAARVNQSALEAVTPSPSFQQRHESLRPGSKGRVARAGSISSVGSEPSPALSVLSLDALVAPGTPIQFDIISPVSEENSGQNKTIAPSGRRSNPFGESRDDAEDSEDSILHQLFIVRFLGCMEVKTIESADVISETMRQILAARAIHNIFRMTESHLLVTCDCLKLIDPQTQVTRLRFPLSTVHQSSSHQDNKRLFGFVLQSGAAQGDNRAVCYIFESNNEGEKICDSIGLAKQIAFHSEMGRQEVEKKKEQEKAKEKQQEELSKQRQIEKDLEEQSRLIAASSRSSNQPGPDGQFLVLSSSQSEDSDTGEEGKKKGESEA